DNA from Rosa rugosa chromosome 6, drRosRugo1.1, whole genome shotgun sequence:
TTTGCTTCTTACTGGCATTGGTGATAAGGTAATTTCCCTTGTGCACAGCTTACCAAACTCGCctatatataaaaatatatttacaaGTTCTGTAAATCTAAAATCAAAAGCATCCGACTCCTGATTGGCAGAAGGATTAAGGACTATTCTATGTTCCTACTTCACAATTCCTTCATGCATTTCTGCTGTGATGATACTTCAACTGTATACTATGTTTCTGGATGTTCTTGATGTAAGAAACATATATGTTGCAACTTATAAATGGATATGCTTAAGAATTATTGAGTTGCTACAGTAGTATTCAAGTTGTAGGTATTGGTATGTGACTACATTTCAGGGTTGTAATAACAATGCCATACCCAAACTGAATGAGTTTTATCAACAGACCAACTCTTTCTGCTCTTCATAGTTTTTGTTACTAAACACCAGAACTTGTTGGATGCTATTAGCTTTCTGGTAATCCTCTCATGAGATTTCTCTTCATTGTAATTTGTCTGACTTCTGGCGTGACCATTATGCTAGGTTATGCGCCTTTGGTCATTGGAAAGCTATAAATGTGTGGGAGAATATCCCATTCCAGACAAAGTCCCTTTAGTTGACTTTGATTTTGATGAGAGCAAGGTAACTCAAAATACTACTTTTTGGTTGTAATTTATGTGAGGCTTGACTAAATTCCTATGTACCATGTTTAGACAGACAGATCCATGTGAGCCATACCCTGAATAGATTGACTTTGAGTGTCCGGATTGTGAAGCAAGACTGTCAGGTCACTGAAATGTTGTTTGCTAGACCACATCTTCTTGTTAAAGGATTGGCATCCCTTGTGTGCATTTTCATTTTACAGATCCATGTATAACTGTAGGTCTAGCATTAACATCATTTATGAGAGTGATCATGTATGGATTACTAAAAGTTCGCTATTAAAATTAATGCATTCTTCTAGCTTCCTTGGACATGTAAATAGCATGTATGGGTTACTAGAAGTTGGCCTATTATACTTACACGCATTCTTTTAGCTTCCTTGTACATGTAAATAGCATATATCATGTCCACCTTCCCTTTTCCTCCCGTTTCTATTTTAGAATGATATGGATGATGGATTATGGTATAATTACTTGACCTTTAGTCTTTACTCTGACTAGATAATacatttaattatttatttgattAAAAGTATATGGTTGTCTTCTATTAAAGGAAACTATCATATTTCTTTATGCGCCACTTATTCTTTTTATAGATTGTTGGTTTGGTCGGCAGTCGTATATGCATATGGAGGCGGAACGGGATAAGAAGTATATTCCCCTCGCGTGAGGGCACCTTTCCAAAGGGCTTATGCATGCGGTATGTCAATAAATTATTAAGTACTCTCACTATCTATTGTTGCTTGTTGGGCATGTAAGTGCTAGCATATGTTGCTTCATGAGAAAAACAATATGCGTGGTAAGGATGAATAACATAAAACTTAAGATTTTAGTATTTTAGTATTTTGCTTCTTTAAGCATGTAGCAGACGCAATCTTCTCTTAATATCTTTCGGTTCTTCTAGAATATAATTTTGATTCTGTATCCTACCATTCTTATACAAGTGAACTGTAttgattttgaatttaaatGCTATCCAAGATGCTTTatcatttggtcattcaatTATATTTGTTTGGCAATGGTTGGAGGTTTGCTTTTGGCGTGCACTAATTATTTCCTGTGTAAAAAGTTACTGCGATCCTGATGCTGTGGTTGGCTGTGTGGATGGGACAGCTCGTGTATTTGACATGTACAGTCAACGATGTTCTCAAATCGTTAAGTATGTACTCTAAGACTTTTGCCTCTTCTTGTTGAAAGATAATTCTTTGTTGCAGTAAAGAATACTGGAGGTGACTTGTGATATGACTTTTGGAGAAATTTCTTGTATATGACCTAGGAGACTAGTTATTGACTTCTAGACATGAACTTAAGTCTCAACAGACACATAAAATTCTTGATCAAGCTGGAAATCAAATATATGTTAGAAACATTTGTCTGGCACTACTAAATTCAATGAATGTGTTTTGTCCCAAGTCCTGATTGCTGCTGTAATGTGCATTTTATACTGCTCACAGGTTTTGATTCCTGATTGCAGAATGCATGCTGGTCCAGTGACATGCTTATGTTTGAGTGATGATCAGTTGATACTTAGCGGTTCTTCTCTTGGTAGTATCACGGTGTCCGGACTTTTATCTGATCAGCTGGTTGCAGAATTAAGATCGACACATTCCAAAGGTTACATTCTATGCCTGATCTATGAGGCCTCTAACTATGGTCATCTTATATAAGTCATGAGAAATATTTGCTTCTCTATTCCTTTCTTATATAGCCTCAACatccttggaaaaaaaaatttctgtaaACAAATGAGTTTCTGTTGAGTTATTGGCTTCTCCTCATGCAGTGGTAGTGTGTATAAATACTTTTGTCAATGTGTGGCCTTGCAATAGTTATGTCATCAGTTGTTATTCTTTAGCCTCCACCCTGTAGTTTTTTCTTTAGCCCTTTTAACCTCAGTGGTAGGCGGTAACTCTGATGACTTAGTGATGCAGGACAACGAGTgatgaagagaaagaaagaaattagaaaagagagagaaatagagtgTTACAGAAAATGGGAAAATAGTGAAAACAAGACTTCAGGAAGTTACATATATTCCTTTGCCAATAAGGCCTACTTATAAAGGCTATCCCCTAATATACTATATTTAATGTACCAATTTACATTCCTGGCTTGTGGGCTGTGGGTTTCCCCAAAACTCTTTGGAAACCAACTCGTTGAAATGGGGTCAAACCTCAAACTAACACCCATGATTGTACTGTATCATAATTGGTTCTTACTCTGTAATGTATTTCTTACTCTGTTATGTATTCTtgtcatttattttattttattttatcttttgtCCTTATTGAATGAATGGGAAAGAGAAATGTCATTGCAGTTGTTTTAAAATGTTGGCACTCATGAGATACTCTATAACATACTTGTTTGTTTTTGGAATCCTCTTTCTGGGAGTGGTAAGGACATTATAATCCTGAGAGAGCTTAAATTGAGTTTCAATTTTTCATGACAGACATACGGACTTTGTGTTACAACCCCTCATCTCACCGGCTGTTCGCTGGATCAACTGATGGATATGTATTTTGTTGGGACCTTAGGTATGTTAATTATATGATTTCAGATGCTATCTTTAATGATGTGAACTTGCATTTGGTTGTCTCCTCCTCCACCCTTGAGTTTGATCTTTCGACAGTAGCAGATGATATAATTATATTGTGGTTggttgaccttttttttttaccatttaTTATGTAATGTAGGACAAGGAGATGTTTATGGGAGACACGAGTGAGTCCAAATGTGGTATATTCAATGCAACACCTGAGAAATGATGCATCAAGCTTGGTGGTTGGTGGAATAGATGGTGTGCTACGTATACTGAATCAGAACACAGGTGAAGTAGTTTCAAGGTTTGTTTTGGAAGGCAACTTATTGTCAAGTTCAAGTTCAAGTTCTCATCAAAACGTAGTTGGAAGTGGCACCGTCCAAAGAATGACAGGACGAAGGCTTTCACAAAATGCCTCAATTGATAGCATTCCTAGAAGCAGTCGACCTCCCATCACTTGCTTAGCGGTCGGGATGAAGAAGGTTATCACCACACACAATAATAAGTACATCAGAACGTGGAAGTTCAACTAACCGAGAGAGGCTACTCTTTTTGTTAGCATCTCAATATTGTCAATATCTGCAGCTTGAAATCAAGCACCTGGAGCAAAACTCCAGTCTCAGAGAAAGATGGTTTACCAGTTTGGTACTTCACAACACCTGTGGTTAAGCAGGATGTTCATTTTCTTGCTTTCCAACACCAGGCATTCTTGATTAGATGCTTAATATGCAATCTGTTTTAGAGATTCAACGATGCAAACATTTCTTGCAACTATACATTGTACAATAGGCATTGAAAAAATTATGATGTATTATGCAAATACTATGGCTTTGTTATTTTGTTCCATATCTTTATGAAATGTTTGATTTTAAAAGACGAAATAATTCAATATTTTTGATGAATTACCTCCTGTCCAGCATATGCAATCCTTTTAGTCATTCAAGATAACAATATCTGTAGACTTTTTTTGATTAAAAATATTTGATAACTTGGATATAGGTGGATGGATGTAACTTGAAACTCATGTTACAGCAAAATCATTATCTACTTCCCCATCTAGAATCATAAACATAACTAGAAGAATGAAGTTTCCAGAACTTAAGATGACATTGCAAAAGAAGGGCATATAGGGCTGAGTATTTTTGCTTGGTAAATTGCTTTATCTGAAAGTATTTGAATGTATCTGCTAATTTGAATGGTGATGGTTCTAGACTGACTACTTCTACAAGTATAGCAGCTGGAGGGTTGCTTCAAAATAGTGATGTTGATTGGATTTCTGGATTTTCTGCAAACTTCGGTTAGGAGAAATTTTGGCGGCTGAACTTTGGACCTTCACTTTTGTTTAATGCTGGCTTCCAGGTTTAATGTTACTTATTATTGTGGAATTTCATTCTTCCCTGGTTGTGAATCTGTTAAAAGGACAGTGGCATGATGACTTTGTTTATGGTGCATGATTGGAATATTTAAATTAGGCATTTCAACTAGTTGCTGATGGACTTGCTCAAATGGGATATAGTTTAGACCTGGGCCGAACATTTTAAACCAACTTGTTGCAGTCTAGGCCAATTCTCATATTCTCTTTTGGCAATTAAGACTAATTGTAAGTTTTTCGATAAGCAAAAGAAATTACAAAGTGAAACCTCTACAACACACCTAAACTATCTAAAAGGAAGGCCTGGCTAGCAGAGAGAGGAAAAGCGCGGAGCCAAGTCTGGGCTTGGGAACAATGTCCAGTCTTGGCTATGGCATCGGCCAAGAAGTTTGCTTCTCTGTCGGAACGAGGATACTTGAGTAAGGCTAGCAAGGGCTATAATATCTTGTAGCACACATGTTAATATTTTGTCTTTGTTTCATCATTAGGCTAGGGTAAAATTAAAAGAACTGTTTAAGGACATCTAATTTATGTGTCTGGCCAAATCCTAAGGACATGTCCAATTTGTAATAGAGTTAGTCTTATAGATATCTTCGTATATATCCTAATCATTATAGAATTATGTTTTCTTGTAAGGCTACGATTTTATGTTTGTGTCTCATTGATAAAGTACaaatcattctctctcaaattctgattccctaaaacaataaCCTCTTTTTTGTACTTAATTTTTCTGGGCttttgtgaaaaagaaaaaaaaaaccgtaaATAAGGAGGCCCATTATTCAGCCCAAGCAAAACAGATAGGGAAGCAAAATAAACCCCGACGCCCCTTCCTGACCTCACCCACAAACTCACAAAGCGCTTCTTCGtccccaaatccaaatccaaatccaaatccaaatcaaatcaatctgccaaaaccctaaccctaaccctagagagcTAGCTTTGCAGAAATGGTGTGCATACGCAAGGCCACAATGGACGACCTGCTGGCCATGCAAGCCTGCAACCTCTTCTGCCTCCCGGAAAACTACCAGATGAAGTACTACCTCTACCACATCCTCTCCTGGCCGCAGTTGCTCTACGTCGCCGAAGACTACAACGGCCGCATCGTCGGCTACGTCTTGGCCAAGATGGAGGAGGAGAGCAACGAGTGCCACGGCCACATCACCTCCCTCGCCGTCCTCCGCACCCACCGCAAACTCGGCCTCGCCACCAAGCTCATGAGCGCCGCCCAAAACGCCATGGAGCAGGTCTTCGCCGCCGAGTACGTCTCGCTTCACGTCAGGAAGAGCAACCGCGCGGCGTTCAACTTGTACACGGAGACTCTGGGGTATAAGATTCATGATGTGGAGGCTAAGTACTATGCTGATGGTGAAGATGCTTATGATATGAGGAAGGAGTTGAAGGGGAAGAAGGCGCATGCGCATGCGGGGCATGGTCATGCGCATCATGgccatcatcaccatcaccaccaccatgagGGCGGCTGTTGCTCCGCGCCGGCAGAGACGAAAGGCGGGGCCAAGGCGAATGCCAAGGCTGTATGAGTGATAGAAGGTAAAATCGAGTGGTTGTCAGAAGAATGTGTTCTTATTGTTTTACTTTGTTTATGGTTTCGATATTGCCATGgctactgttttttttttcgtttgtATCTGGTGAAAATTATGCCGTTCGGGGATTGGAAACTTACTTATATGGTAATTTTTATGGTAATTTCTATTTAGCTTGATGTTTAAATACTTGCTCTTAATTGTGTGCTGTGTCGTAATTTTTCTGTTTAATTTACGGCTAATTATCACTCCATGGTTTTTTGCCGTCTGGTAGTATTGCATTATGCATTGATCATACGTTTATTATCTTTTGTATTTCGTGTTTGTTCTGATTGACAATGTGTGGCATTTACCACATGCTCGTAAGATATAAGGACTTAGTTCTGTTCTCTCAACTGTTTAAGCATCAGAAATACAAAGTAATACTGAAATATGGTAGGAAATATGAGTAGATTACTCTGCTAGCTGATTAAAATCAGGATCTCCCGCCCAGCTCTGTTGTTAAGGGGCAGGAGATACCGTTGTGGACAAACATGATTGCTAGCTTGATTCGAACTATTCATATTTTCTGTGCATATATTTCAATTAGGATCATTTAAGACAAGTGCATTTCTTGTCATACGAGAGAGAGTTTATTTTTTATATGCAGTTATATACAGAGAATGACCAACTGTAGTAACTATAAAGGGATGTGTTATAAAAGGTGATCTGCTCTGAAGTTAAATAGTGTGATAGTATTAAGTTATCTGCTTTCTCATGGACTCATGGCCAATGCTTATCTTCAGTATGGGGAGTGAAAAGCTTTTCTGTTTTGAAAGTCTTACTAgtttctttctaattttttcttgtttttttcttttgccaagTGAGTTGCTCTAGAGCAATTGAAAATTCAGATCTGTCTTTTGTTTGAGTAGTTAATTTGTCAAATAAATAGCTCACTGGGTAGTAATCCTATTCAAAGATGTTGCCTTACATAGTGCTGTCTGACTTTTTAGAATCATTTCAACAAGACTAAGGGTCCAGAAAAAAGTATGGGTAGGAGAAAtgacctaaaataaaaaaatagtactgatggtaatatttttcttttttgataagGATAATGATAGTAATTCAGTAGGAAAGAACATGAAAGCTCTTTTTAGTGTATGGAATAGATCTTTTCTACGTGAGGAAGTGAGCAAAGAAGTAACACAAGATGTTTATAAAATTTGTTGGACTTGGATGCTATAGAGGGTATACATGATATGTATGGCTTGAACATCTTatgttaattttttatttttgataccCTCACCCACTTTGCGGAGCCAGACTAGAAACTGGATCCTACTGTCAGTAGTGAGGTAGGTACTGAAAGGGGGTTCGAACCCAGACCACATGGGCACAAACCATTGGTGAATGGCTTGTATAGATCTTAGTCAGTTTCTTAAACCATTTGAGATTAGCCATCATGCTAAATATCAAGTTCGCTTCTTCGGAGAGGTAAAAATTTTGTTGCACTTGAAAATCATTATAGGAAGTTGGTGTTTATGCTGTTAGGTTCTAGGTTTTTTCTTTAGTAGACAAATTGTCCACTGTTTAATTCTTCCTCTCTTTAGTATAGATAAATGGTGATCTATCTGCTTTCACCAGCATTACAATCTTTTTCTTTCCACTCTGTTATTATGTTAGTAAGTTATGATTATGAAGATTTTGGTCCACCTTTTCAGTATCAAGTAAAGGTCTACAGCTTGTGGGTTGCAGACTGAGTTTGTTGAATAGTGCCCTGGCTTTGTGTGTCTACTATTTATTTCATTGGCTTCCCAtctaaatattattttttaccATATTGAGACAGATGTGTGTGATTAAGGTATGCAGCTATGCATTGCCGGTTTGGATGCATTCCACCACCCTTGCCCACTTTTGGCA
Protein-coding regions in this window:
- the LOC133717673 gene encoding N-terminal acetyltransferase A complex catalytic subunit NAA10, with the protein product MVCIRKATMDDLLAMQACNLFCLPENYQMKYYLYHILSWPQLLYVAEDYNGRIVGYVLAKMEEESNECHGHITSLAVLRTHRKLGLATKLMSAAQNAMEQVFAAEYVSLHVRKSNRAAFNLYTETLGYKIHDVEAKYYADGEDAYDMRKELKGKKAHAHAGHGHAHHGHHHHHHHHEGGCCSAPAETKGGAKANAKAV
- the LOC133717564 gene encoding F-box/WD-40 repeat-containing protein At3g52030, translated to MDPSRVGRKKRPTRSSRAPARIQSLDHDILCIIFSFLDFFDLARCSVVCKSWSGIINKSKLLEALYYKKWQMGLVGSENRSSGCPEKSLNVYLEGMALQHHRLALQKGRVHVDHWRAHSVGVDQCRKKMGLLLTGIGDKVMRLWSLESYKCVGEYPIPDKVPLVDFDFDESKIVGLVGSRICIWRRNGIRSIFPSREGTFPKGLCMRYCDPDAVVGCVDGTARVFDMYSQRCSQIVKMHAGPVTCLCLSDDQLILSGSSLGSITVSGLLSDQLVAELRSTHSKDIRTLCYNPSSHRLFAGSTDGYVFCWDLRTRRCLWETRVSPNVVYSMQHLRNDASSLVVGGIDGVLRILNQNTGEVVSRFVLEGNLLSSSSSSSHQNVVGSGTVQRMTGRRLSQNASIDSIPRSSRPPITCLAVGMKKVITTHNNKYIRTWKFN